A region of Candidatus Binatia bacterium DNA encodes the following proteins:
- a CDS encoding LysM peptidoglycan-binding domain-containing protein, with protein MRASTARPSRARRLALPAVALAVLLQVPTALAVEPTEDVLQYELRPGDDPSRVARMFRIPVEELLARNGIRDASRLRVGTVLTIPDPRATVVRELRAEQAQLTKTVDELRATLDEQRARIASLEGELERAIAHREALEGQLTMYRVTKLVAGIALLLCLALAGALVLVLARMRDEQRRRLMTVKHTEALRAAVERYRNLGAQLELKYHNLYRQTPDVSIETAAKALRSAYDEERAALEAKIADSEAALAELDKPASGRRRHHKAA; from the coding sequence ATGAGGGCCTCCACCGCTCGACCGTCGCGCGCGCGCAGGCTGGCGCTGCCGGCCGTCGCGCTCGCCGTCCTGCTGCAGGTCCCGACCGCGCTCGCGGTCGAGCCGACCGAAGACGTCCTGCAGTACGAGCTCCGTCCGGGCGACGATCCGTCGCGCGTCGCGCGGATGTTCCGCATCCCGGTCGAGGAGCTTCTCGCGCGCAACGGCATTCGCGACGCGAGCCGTCTGCGCGTGGGGACGGTGCTCACGATCCCCGACCCGCGCGCGACCGTGGTGCGCGAGCTGCGCGCCGAGCAGGCGCAGCTCACGAAGACCGTCGACGAGCTGCGCGCGACGCTCGACGAGCAGCGCGCACGGATCGCGTCCCTCGAGGGCGAGCTCGAGCGCGCGATCGCCCACCGTGAGGCGCTCGAAGGCCAGCTCACGATGTACCGCGTCACCAAGCTGGTCGCGGGGATCGCGCTTCTCCTCTGCCTCGCGCTCGCGGGAGCGCTGGTGCTCGTGCTCGCGCGAATGCGCGACGAGCAACGCCGCCGCCTGATGACCGTCAAGCACACCGAAGCGCTGCGCGCGGCGGTCGAGCGCTACCGCAACCTCGGCGCGCAGCTCGAGCTCAAGTACCACAACCTCTACCGGCAGACCCCCGATGTCTCGATCGAGACCGCGGCGAAGGCGCTGCGCTCCGCGTACGACGAGGAGCGGGCGGCGCTCGAGGCGAAGATCGCGGACAGCGAGGCCGCGCTCGCGGAGCTCGACAAGCCCGCGTCCGGACGGCGCCGCCACCACAAGGCGGCCTGA
- a CDS encoding response regulator encodes MSASSGSSSGQGTGGGTRSVIHDLRQPLAALQVWLDLLDGALKGRLDEKEQRYLAKIREEASRLGALLSSASSAGGTSSAAATPAEPAATTRASTPGDPKPGAAPENPPGLRLAGAPLLLVEDDDVTAEALQLALEAEGASVAIAGSIADALALLDAAPPVAVLSDLRLPDGDGYDLVREIRKRDQAAGRHTAVVAVTGFDSSETRAATRSAGFDELIGKPFSITHLLATLDRLIAA; translated from the coding sequence ATGAGCGCATCGTCGGGATCATCCTCGGGACAGGGAACGGGCGGCGGCACGCGCAGCGTGATCCACGACCTGCGGCAGCCGCTCGCGGCGCTGCAGGTCTGGCTCGACCTGCTCGACGGCGCGCTCAAGGGCCGGCTCGACGAGAAGGAGCAGCGCTACCTCGCGAAGATCCGCGAGGAGGCGTCGCGGCTCGGCGCGTTGCTCAGCAGCGCGAGCAGCGCCGGCGGCACGAGCAGCGCCGCTGCGACGCCCGCGGAGCCTGCAGCGACGACGCGCGCGAGCACCCCAGGCGACCCGAAGCCCGGCGCGGCGCCCGAGAACCCGCCCGGGCTGCGCCTCGCCGGCGCGCCGCTGCTGCTGGTCGAGGACGACGACGTCACGGCCGAGGCGCTGCAGCTCGCACTCGAGGCGGAGGGCGCGTCGGTCGCCATCGCCGGCTCGATCGCGGACGCGCTCGCGCTCCTCGACGCCGCACCGCCGGTCGCGGTGCTGAGCGATCTGCGCCTGCCCGACGGCGACGGCTACGACCTGGTGCGCGAGATCCGCAAGCGCGACCAGGCGGCGGGTCGGCACACCGCGGTGGTCGCGGTGACCGGCTTCGACAGCTCGGAGACGCGCGCCGCGACGCGCTCCGCCGGCTTCGACGAGCTGATCGGCAAGCCGTTCTCGATCACGCACCTGCTCGCGACCCTCGATCGCCTGATCGCGGCCTGA
- a CDS encoding CBS domain-containing protein produces MQTVRDLLRKKGGEIYSVSPDSSVYEALQLMADKNIGAVLVLDGEQIVGILSERDYARQVILKGKTSRETPVREIMTTRVVFVKPEQTIEDCMALMTDKRIRHLPVIENGKLAGVLSIGDVVKAVISEKQYLIEQLEAYITSGG; encoded by the coding sequence ATGCAGACGGTTCGCGATCTGCTCCGCAAGAAGGGCGGAGAGATCTACTCGGTTTCGCCCGACAGCAGCGTGTACGAGGCGCTGCAGCTCATGGCCGACAAGAACATCGGCGCCGTGCTGGTTCTGGACGGCGAGCAGATCGTCGGCATCCTGTCGGAGCGCGATTACGCGCGTCAGGTGATCCTCAAGGGCAAGACGTCGCGCGAAACTCCGGTCCGCGAGATCATGACGACGCGGGTCGTGTTCGTGAAGCCCGAGCAGACCATCGAGGATTGCATGGCGCTGATGACCGACAAGCGCATCCGCCACCTGCCGGTCATCGAGAACGGCAAGCTCGCCGGCGTGCTGTCGATCGGAGACGTCGTCAAGGCGGTGATCTCCGAGAAGCAGTACCTGATCGAGCAGCTCGAGGCGTACATCACCAGCGGCGGCTGA
- a CDS encoding SDR family oxidoreductase, protein MSEIRFDGRVAVITGAGGGLGKTYALELARRGAKVVVNDLGGKTDGTGASHSMADQVVEEIKKNGGEAVANYDSVSTPEGGEAIIRAAVDAFGTVDIVINNAGVLRDKTFAKLTPEELNIVLDVHLKGAFYVSQPAFRIMKEKGYGRFIFTSSAAGIFGNFGQTNYGAAKMGLVGLMNVLAVEGQKYNIRSNAIAPTARTRMTEELLGPLAPLLDPEAVTPLVVYLASERCQLTHEIFSVGGGRFARIFIGLTPGWVAPAGSKTSAEDIEAHIEEIRNPEGYTIPDSIADELRILAKALKAS, encoded by the coding sequence ATGAGTGAGATTCGTTTCGACGGCCGCGTGGCGGTGATCACCGGCGCTGGCGGCGGCCTTGGCAAGACGTACGCTCTCGAGCTGGCGCGTCGCGGCGCGAAGGTCGTCGTCAACGACCTCGGCGGCAAGACCGACGGCACCGGCGCGAGCCACAGCATGGCCGACCAGGTCGTCGAGGAGATCAAGAAGAACGGCGGCGAGGCGGTCGCGAACTACGACTCGGTGTCGACGCCCGAGGGCGGCGAGGCGATCATCCGCGCCGCGGTCGACGCGTTCGGCACCGTCGACATCGTGATCAACAACGCCGGCGTGCTGCGCGACAAGACCTTCGCCAAGCTCACGCCCGAGGAGCTCAACATCGTTCTCGACGTGCACCTGAAGGGCGCGTTCTACGTCTCGCAGCCGGCCTTCCGCATCATGAAGGAGAAGGGCTACGGGCGCTTCATCTTCACGTCGTCGGCGGCCGGCATCTTCGGCAACTTCGGCCAGACGAACTACGGCGCGGCCAAGATGGGCCTCGTCGGCCTGATGAACGTGCTCGCGGTCGAGGGCCAGAAGTACAACATCCGCTCGAACGCGATCGCGCCGACCGCGCGCACGCGCATGACCGAGGAGCTGCTCGGCCCGCTCGCGCCGCTGCTCGACCCCGAGGCGGTGACGCCGCTCGTCGTCTACCTCGCGTCCGAGCGCTGCCAGCTGACGCACGAGATCTTCTCGGTCGGCGGCGGCCGCTTCGCGCGCATCTTCATCGGCTTGACGCCGGGCTGGGTCGCCCCCGCGGGCTCCAAGACGAGCGCCGAGGACATCGAGGCGCACATCGAGGAGATCCGGAACCCCGAGGGGTACACGATCCCGGACAGCATCGCGGACGAGCTCCGCATCCTCGCCAAGGCCCTGAAGGCCTCCTGA
- a CDS encoding DUF488 domain-containing protein has protein sequence MTRTIYTVGHSNLAIDDFLDVLRRAGIQRLVDVRAFPGSRRHPQFGREALAASCAAAGIDYRWMPELGGRRRPTLERSPHLAWTVDAFRAYADYADTEEFARALAELGALAAERPTAIMCAEALWWQCHRRLIADHLLVAGWQVLHLGRDRPAEHRLPDFARVVGGRIVYDGGTTPPLL, from the coding sequence GTGACGCGCACGATCTACACCGTCGGCCACTCGAACCTCGCAATCGACGACTTCCTCGACGTCCTGCGTCGGGCGGGAATCCAACGGCTGGTCGACGTGCGCGCCTTTCCCGGCTCGCGCCGTCATCCGCAGTTCGGCCGCGAGGCGCTCGCCGCCTCCTGCGCTGCGGCGGGCATCGACTACCGCTGGATGCCGGAGCTCGGCGGAAGACGCCGCCCGACGCTGGAGCGCTCGCCGCACCTCGCCTGGACGGTCGACGCGTTCCGCGCCTACGCCGACTACGCCGACACGGAAGAGTTCGCACGCGCGCTCGCCGAGCTCGGAGCGCTCGCCGCGGAACGTCCGACGGCGATCATGTGCGCCGAAGCGCTCTGGTGGCAGTGCCACCGCCGGCTGATCGCGGACCACCTGCTGGTCGCCGGCTGGCAGGTCCTCCACCTCGGCCGCGACCGCCCGGCGGAGCATCGCCTGCCCGACTTCGCCCGCGTCGTCGGCGGACGGATCGTCTACGACGGCGGCACGACGCCGCCGCTGCTCTGA